A genomic stretch from Aedes albopictus strain Foshan chromosome 2, AalbF5, whole genome shotgun sequence includes:
- the LOC109402588 gene encoding transcription initiation factor TFIID subunit 3 isoform X2 yields the protein MDDPACHMYLIAGDDRHLLREGITLIGSADNDRYSCIRLSDKSICGKHAALRWSPATLDLHVMDLCSHGGTQLTGGLDQSTTTQEISPLEWHRAASDGAIVFGSFKARFESSATRTRKRSMSFFDDSADIVDCSLEEAPQTKSRTEPKKIVQSISIPSASASQIKDTSFMIPATQPADTSTTTPNVSIRQPANDSHTVAGGGPANTTEDDDDYMFFIPETQEQVQTSVAEESQIIEPIIGRTTAKEDDDFLRFETMDDENTGDGMFNNPYVEQSQNLLHNLDESYKRDMAGADQRKSILPDRSVDSISFHGKLPAETTDDELSKIEWNETKNTDQEQEQEREGSVTPELDFDKPVARGSDVRNPMLDTLLTEEPRVESVTPDLEFDRITPQQKEVSGNASKLSLMKCVISPTADLEKEPKGQEQSITPDMDFEEQPPEEAEISLNQEGANDPYDLATQPILVDKFEPAATFKAPSSSPYDLPTQKMPEEEIRAARPLKKLTVGLINLKSSMKDVSIRANKQIELDPFDLVTQPLPKNDQADIYDLQTQHLPHSADDTVPFDLPPPSTSKVKRKSSTARPPPRKSLGQPDPFEIATQPLPVEDPNALYDLQTQVLSENDQNDTIPLDIPALPTTDDAYDLQTQPLIGQNSASSVVGDDADDAEITQNFRPKVNSTYRQSLLVKQLDPIAEDREKDKDDADISPSSNKENREDANPPRDQSKLAAVRLKSRSLTHSDNSKSHLDGDEELDEEYCLAATLPMGDGSSKDSSASASAKASGSKRSKRSDRKQDKKPVFKKPDTSAASSTKSSLPSGFETPRSRQSSTSGTVDTDTFDFNTPEHPFLDVVKKEKILAISDMIMSRPSRAESLAKRNKYIFGDSSDEDEDPTAPVFQKEDSKIRVMKYDKDDNGTREEKPVPVASAAPERRSNRSKKKNSRYSDDEEEKPKTKIKTIKESPPVVPPKPVKKVDESVDYEPPANKKTRKRKAAEETPAPVVELPPPPPPAIKASSKSKKAGPSASSAEIEEKPVVAPKRSKKPVVESKKPPVVEVSSEDEHTNASGTDSSSSGTRKSSRASKPRLMFTKMSPEPYRRMITRAAARKSQR from the exons ATGGATGATCCCGCCTGCCAT ATGTACCTCATTGCCGGAGACGACCGGCATTTGCTGAGGGAGGGCATAACCCTGATCGGATCCGCCGACAACGACCGGTACAGTTGCATCCGACTCTCGGACAAG TCTATATGTGGCAAGCATGCCGCCTTACGTTGGTCGCCCGCAACTCTGGACCTACATGTGATGGATCTTTGCTCGCACGGAGGAACGCAGCTAACGGGAGGATTGGATCAATCTACGACGACCCAGGAAATTTCACCCCTCGAATGGCACCGGGCAGCCTCCGACGGTGCCATAGTTTTCGGATCATTCAAAGCCCGGTTCGAGAGTTCGGCCACCAGAACGCGGAAACGGTCGATGTCGTTCTTTGACGATTCGGCTGATATCGTCGATTGCAGTTTAGAG GAAGCCCCACAAACTAAATCACGAACAGAACCGAAGAAAATCGTTCAGTCGATTTCAATACCCAGTGCCTCAGCCAGTCAAATAAAGGACACTAGCTTCATGATCCCGGCAACGCAGCCTGCTGATACTAGTACTACCACTCCCAATGTCTCAATCCGTCAGCCGGCGAATGATAGTCACACAGTCGCCGGTGGAGGCCCTGCAAACACTACCGAAGATGACGACGATTACATGTTCTTCATCCCGGAAACGCAGGAACAAGTCCAAACTTCAGTGGCCGAAGAATCACAGATCATTGAACCCATCATTGGTCGAACGACCGCCAAAGAGGACGACGATTTCCTACGCTTCGAGACTATGGACGACGAGAACACGGGTGATGGCATGTTCAACAATCCGTACGTCGAGCAGTCGCAGAATCTGTTGCACAATCTGGACGAATCGTACAAGCGGGATATGGCCGGTGCCGATCAGCGGAAGTCTATTCTCCCCGATCGGTCGGTTGATTCGATATCGTTCCACGGTAAGCTTCCGGCCGAAACGACCGATGACGAGTTGAGCAAGATCGAGTGGAACGAAACCAAGAATACGGATCAGGAGCAGGAGCAAGAGCGCGAAGGATCGGTCACACCGGAGCTGGATTTCGATAAACCTGTTGCGAGGGGCTCTGATGTCCGCAATCCAATGCTGGACACGCTGCTCACCGAGGAACCACGCGTCGAGTCTGTCACTCCGGATTTGGAGTTCGATCGGATAACGCCGCAGCAGAAGGAAGTGTCCGGAAATGCTAGTAAGCTGTCGCTGATGAAG TGTGTCATCAGTCCAACAGCTGACCTTGAAAAAGAGCCCAAAGGCCAAGAGCAGTCGATTACGCCTGATATGGACTTCGAAGAGCAACCGCCTGAAGAAGCGGAAATTTCCCTCAACCAAGAAGGCGCGAACGATCCGTATGATTTGGCTACTCAACCTATTCTAGTTGATAAGTTCGAGCCCGCAGCAACGTTCAAAGCCCCTTCATCGTCGCCGTACGATCTTCCGACGCAGAAAATGCCGGAAGAAGAAATCCGAGCTGCACGTCCTTTGAAGAAATTGACAGTAGGGTTGATCAATCTAAAATCTTCTATGAAAGATGTTTCCATTCGGGCCAACAAACAGATCGAGCTGGATCCGTTTGATTTGGTCACACAGCCACTTCCGAAAAACGACCAAGCCGATATATACGATCTGCAGACGCAACATCTTCCGCATTCAGCGGATGACACTGTGCCTTTTGATCTTCCACCGCCATCTACCAGTAAGGTCAAACGGAAGTCTTCCACCGCACGTCCTCCACCAAGGAAATCTCTGGGACAACCAGATCCTTTCGAAATAGCAACTCAACCGCTTCCTGTAGAGGATCCTAATGCCTTGTATGACCTCCAAACGCAAGTCCTCTCCGAGAACGACCAAAATGACACGATTCCGCTGGACATTCCCGCTCTGCCAACAACGGATGACGCCTATGACTTGCAAACACAGCCCTTGATCGGTCAAAATTCTGCCTCCAGCGTCGTTGGGGATGATGCTGACGATGCCGAAATTACCCAAAACTTCCGCCCCAAGGTCAACAGCACCTATCGACAGTCCCTGCTCGTAAAACAACTAGATCCCATTGCGGAAGATCGAGAGAAAGACAAGGACGACGCAGATATCTCTCCATCTTCCAACAAGGAAAATCGGGAGGATGCTAACCCGCCGCGGGACCAGTCCAAATTGGCCGCAGTCAGGCTCAAGTCGCGTAGTCTGACGCACAGCGATAACAGCAAGTCCCACCTGGATGGCGACGAGGAATTGGATGAGGAGTACTGCCTTGCCGCAACACTTCCCATGGGGGACGGAAGTAGCAAAGATTCCAGCGCTTCCGCGTCGGCTAAGGCTTCGGGCTCTAAACGAAGCAAACGCTCCGACCGCAAGCAAGATAAGAAACCCGTGTTTAAAAAACCGGACACCAGTGCCGCTTCCAGTACGAAAAGTTCCCTTCCATCCGGATTCGAAACTCCTCGGTCCAGACAGAGTAGCACTAGCGGAACCGTTGATACCGATACTTTCGATTTCAACACCCCTGAGCATCCATTCCTGGATGTcgtaaagaaggaaaaaattctGGCCATTTCCGACATGATCATGAGTCGCCCCTCTCGAGCGGAGAGTCTGGCTAAGCGGAACAAGTACATTTTTGGCGACAGCTCGGACGAAGATGAGGACCCGACGGCACCGGTGTTCCAAAAAGAGGACAGCAAAATCCGCGTCATGAAGTACGATAAGGACGACAATGGGACCCGCGAGGAAAAACCCGTACCTGTTGCTTCCGCAGCGCCGGAAAGACGATCCAACAGGAGCAAGAAAAAGAACTCCCGATATTCGGATGACGAAGAAGAAAAGCCCAAGACCAAAATCAAAACGATCAAAGAGTCGCCACCCGTCGTTCCCCCGAAACCAGTGAAGAAGGTTGACGAATCCGTCGATTATGAACCCCCTGCCAATAAGAAAACCCGAAAACGTAAGGCAGCAGAGGAGACACCTGCACCTGTAGTGGAACTACCCCCACCACCACCGCCGGCAATAAAAGCCAGCAGTAAATCGAAGAAGGCTGGTCCTTCTGCTTCCTCGGCAGAAATTGAGGAAAAACCCGTCGTAGCTCCAAAGCGATCCAAGAAACCGGTGGTGGAATCGAAGAAACCTCCCGTCGTAGAAGTGTCCAGTGAAGATGAGCACACCAATGCATCCGGAACCGACTCCTCCAGCAGCGGTACCCGGAAGTCATCGCGGGCCAGCAAGCCGAGGCTCATGTTCACCAAGATGAGTCCGGAGCCGTACCGGCGGATGATTACCAGGGCCG CCGCTAGAAAGAGTCAACGCTAA